The following proteins are co-located in the Cutaneotrichosporon cavernicola HIS019 DNA, chromosome: 3 genome:
- a CDS encoding uncharacterized protein (PRP38 family) — MATAGRTQTVHGGDPQNLVEKVIRARIYDSTYWKEHCFTLNAETLIDKAIALHAIGGVYERQTPTPFMCLLLRLLQLQPDKEILFEYLLAEEFKYLRALAVMYIRLMFRSMEVFEILEPLMKDYRKLRYRQVGGYTLTTFDEFIDELLTQDRVCDIILPRLTQRAVLEETEGLAPRKSLLEDEDEDEKRGRQTPSDGGSRESSPDLRRGRSMSSSSSASSRSRFMSRSPSRSDSEDEGDVGDTRMRYVSRSPSLSPDRVVAMQGDKIEGDV; from the exons ATGGCAACAGCAGGTCGTACCCAGACAGTACACGGTGGTGACCCTCAG AACTTGGTCGAAAAGGTCATCCGCGCGCGTATCTACGACTCGACGTACTGGAAGGAACACTGCTTTACGCTGAATG CCGAAACACTCATCGACAAGGCTATCGCACTCCACGCCATCGGAGGGGTATACGAGCGCCAGACACCTACGCCATTCATGTgtctccttctccgcctgTTGCAGCTTCAGCCAGACAAGGAGATTCTGTTCGAAtacctcctcgccgaaGAGTTCAAGTACCTCCGCGCGCTGGCGGTCATGTACATCCGCCTCATGTTTCGGAGTATGGAGGTGTTCGAGATACTCGAGCCTCTCATGAAGGATTATCGAAAGTTGCGGTATCGACAGGTTG GCGGGTACACCCTAACGACATTCGACGAgttcatcgacgagctcctAACCCAGGACCGAGTATGCGACATCATTCTCCCGCGCCTGACTCAGCGCGCAGTTCTGGAAGAAACCGAGGGCCTTGCTCCTCGCAAAtccctcctcgaggacgaggacgaggacgagaagcgcggccgccaaACGCCATCAGATGGGGGTTCGCGCGAGTCGTCACCCGACCTGCGGCGCGGTCGCAGTATGTCGTCAAGTtcatcggcgtcgagtAGGAGCCGGTTCATGTcccgctcgccgtcgcgcagTGATtcagaggacgagggcgacgtcggcgacacGCGGATGCGGTACGtatcgcgctcgccgtccttgtcccCAGATCGGGTGGTGGCCATGCAGGGAGACAAGATTGAGGGCGACGTGTAG
- a CDS encoding uncharacterized protein (snRNP Sm proteins) has translation MAAVAPVNPRPFLQDLTGKTVSVKLKWGLEYRGFLVSTDGYFNLQLTGTEEIEDGKSNGQLGEVFIRCNNVLYIREAKD, from the exons ATGGCCGCTGTCGCT CCCGTTAACCCGCGCCCGTTCCTGCAGGACCTGACTGGCAAGACTGTGTCGGTCAAGTTGAAGTGGGGCCTCGAGTACCGCGGCTTCCTTGTCTCGACGGACGGGTACTTCAACCTCCAG TTGACAGGTACtgaggagatcgaggacggcaagagCAACgggcagctcggcgaggtgtTCATCCGCTGCAACAACGTGCTGTACATCCG TGAAGCGAAGGATTAG
- the NSP1 gene encoding uncharacterized protein (Nsp1-like C-terminal region), protein MSGFGGFGQNNNKPGGFSFGGANTNTGGAGASPFGGGANAAAPSGGLFGSGNAAAPAAGSLFGGGSNTAAPAAAPASGGLFGGGNTNTAAPASGFGGGAKPSSPFSFGGTASNPPGPAPPAAAAPSAPASGGLFSGGFGKPAGSGANTPKPLFGATAAGSTTPASTPPTGGLFGGGAKPAGAGLFGAPSAGTTPPVTAAAAAPAGGMFSGFGQPAASTTPPATAAAPPAAGGSLFGGFGKPSSAPASGTATPAAGGLFGGGASTTPAAAPAPGMFGSKPEEKKEAAPPAAPAAASLFGSFGGKPATPAVGSGTTTPAAAPAPGSLFGNPAAPASGAATPSLFGSKPEEKKDGAAPAAPAAPAGGSLFSFGNKAATPAAGAAPAGPTAPAAPAAGGGLFANLGKTADAGKAPEAPKAPAAGGGLFASFGNKPEEKKEEAKAPAAPAAAGLFGAPKSAEASSSSAPAAGLFGSKPGTAPATGAATPAVTASMAGTPGGAGTPAVKPGSPVGVTEPAPNLLRGKTLDDIVDGWSKDLESQVKEFEKQAGEVREWDKVLVRNGNQIAVLHQQVVEAQNNQSTLDKNLDYIENQQKQLDAMLSHYEREISSLGDKDSTPLVPKMPADREREKAYGLAEDLNKQLDDISRNLSAMIDEVNKLSTSGAGAAAAPPTAPNAADAASQQSDDPINQLSAILGAQLRAIHSIDTNATKLGSKVDELEGRMSMGAPRR, encoded by the exons ATGTCTGGCTTTGGGGGCTTTGGTCAGAACAACAACAAGC CGGGCGGATTCTCGTTTGGCGGAG ccaacaccaacacgGGTGGCGCAGGCGCCTCGCcctttggcggcggcgccaacgCGGCAGCACCATCAGGCGGGCTCTTCGGTAGTGGTAACGCGGCTGCACCGGCGGCGGGATCATTgttcggcggcggctcgAACACTGCCGCGCCTGCCGCTGCACCTGCGAGCGGTGGCCTAtttggcggcggcaacACTAACACTGCGGCACCAGCAAGCGGCTTCGGCGGAGGTGCCAAGCCCTCTAgccccttctccttcggCGGCACGGCCTCCAACCCTCCCGGCCCGGCTCCCCCAGCCGCGGCTGCCCCGTCAGCACCCGCCAGTGGCGGCCTGTTCAGTGGCGGCTTCGGCAAGCCTGCCGGCAGTGGGGCGAACACCCCCAAGCCTCTCTTCGGCGCCACCGCGGCAGGCTCTACTACACCCGCATCCACGCCCCCAACTGGAGGACTgttcggcggcggtgccAAACCCGCAGGAGCTGGCCTGTTCGGCGCACCTTCTGCTGGAACCACCCCGCCTGTtactgctgctgcagcCGCGCCCGCTGGAGGGATGTTCAGCGGCTTCGGCCAGCCCGCGGCGAGCACTACTCCTccagccaccgccgcggctCCGCCAGCCGCTGGAGGGTCGTTATTTGGAGGATTCGGGAAGCCGTCGTCCGCCCCGGCTAGCGGGACTGCTACGCCTGCGGCCGGCGGCCTgtttggcggcggcgctaGCACCACGCCTGCTGCGGCCCCCGCGCCGGGGATGTTTGGTTccaagcccgaggagaagaaggaggccgcACCCCCAGCTGCTCCGGCTGCTGCGTCGCTGTTTGGCAGCTTCGGAGGCAAGCCCGCCACTCCCGCTGTCGGGAGCGGGACCACCACCCCCGCTGCCGCCCCCGCTCCGGGTAGTCTCTTCGGAAaccccgccgcccccgcGTCTGGCGCTGCCACGCCCAGCTTGTTCGGATCGAAGCCGgaagagaagaaggacggcGCTGCGCCTGCCGCGCCCGCTGCCCCGGCCGGCGGTTCGCTCTTCAGCTTCGGCAACAAGGCTGCCACGCCTGCGGCTGGCGCGGCTCCTGCTGGTCCCACGGCTCCCGCGGCTCCCGCGGCTGGCGGTGGCCTGTTTGCGAACTTGGGCAAGACCGCGGATGCGGGCAAGGCGCCTGAGGCTCCCAAAGCTCCCGCAGCTGGCGGTGGTCTCTTCGCGAGCTTTGGCAACAAGCctgaggagaagaaggaagaggcCAAAGCGCCTGCTGCCCCGGCGGCTGCTGGCCTGTTCGGCGCACCCAAGTCCGCCGAGgcttcgtcctcgtcggctcCAGCTGCAGGCCTGTTCGGGTCCAAGCCGGGCACCGCCCCCGCCACTGGCGCCGCGACACCGGCCGTCACCGCCAGCATGGCTGGAACTCCGGGTGGGGCTGGCACGCCGGCGGTCAAGCCCGGTTCTCCAGTTGGGGTGACCGAGCCAGCGCCCAACCTTCTCCGCGGCAagacgctcgacgacattgtGGACGGATGGAGCAAGGACCTTGAGTCGCAGGTCAAGGAGTTTGAGAAGCAGGCAGGCGAGGTGAGAGAGTGGGACAAGGTACTTGTGCGGAACGGCAACCAGATTGCGGTGCTCCACCAACAAGTGGTCGAGGCGCAGAACAACCAGTCCACGCTCGACAAGAACCTCGACTACATTGAGAACCAGCAGAAGCAGCTGGACGCAATGCTGAGCCACTACGAGCGCGAGATTTCGTCACTTGGCGACAAGGACAGCACGCCGCTCGTCCCCAAGATGCCTGCAGACCGGGAGCGTGAGAAGGCTTACGGGCTCGCTGAGGACCTGAACAAGCAGCTCGATGACATTAGCCGCAACCTCTCGGCCAtgatcgacgaggtcaacaAGCTCTCTACATCTGGGGCTGGCGCTGCTGCCGCCCCTCCCACCGCGCCAAACGCCGCGGATGCCGCGAGCCAGCAGAGCGACGACCCGATCAACCAGCTCAGTGCCATTCTTGGTGCCCAACTCCGCGCAATCCACAGCATTGACACCAACGCGACCAAGCTGGGTtccaaggtcgacgagctcgagggtCGCATGAGCATGGGCGCACCTCGGAGGTAG
- the NCB2 gene encoding uncharacterized protein (Histone-like transcription factor (CBF/NF-Y) and archaeal histone), whose product MSDREGFGGGDDEHTLPKATVYKLISEMLPEDLSCAKDTKEIIVDCCVEWIKLISAQSNTVCEESSKKTISPEHVLEALKQLGFESFISEVDESHGEFKQSQKDRQRNQPNTNGMTPEELLALQEKLFSQSQARLQGGD is encoded by the exons atgtccgacCGCGAAGGTtttggcggcggcgacgacgagcacacACTCCCCAAAGCGACTGTGTACAAGCTGATCAGTG aaATGCTCCCCGAGGACCTGTCATGCGCAAAGGATACGAAGGAGATTATCGTCGACTGTTGTGTTG AATGGATCAAACTCATCTCGGCACAGAGTAACACGGTGTGCGAGGAGAGTAGCAAGAAGACAATTTCGCCGGAACACGTCCTAGAGGCTCTCAAG CAACTCGGCTTCGAATCGTTCATctccgaggtcgacgagtcCCACGGCGAGTTCAAGCAGAGCCAGAAAGACCGCCAGCGCAACCAACCCAACACGAACGGCATGACACCCGAAGAACTCCTGGCGCTCCAGGAGAAGCTCTTCTCCCAGTCGCAGGCACGCTTGCAGGGCGGCGATTAA